The genomic DNA CGGCGGTGATCAGGAAGATCTCGCTGTACTCGGTGTGCAGGGCGGCGCGGACCCGGTCACCGTACTCGGCCAGCCGCCGGGCGTGGACGGCGGGGTCCACGCCGAACGGCAGTGGTGTGTCCAGGTCGGCGGTGAGCGCCTGGAACCGGTGGAAACCCCAGGCCGACAGTCCGGCGACGCCGAGCAGCATGCCCATCATCCGGGCCACCACCACGGCCGCGGACGCCACGCCGTGCTGGACGGCCGGAACGGCCCTCAGCACCGCGGAGGAGACGGGGGCGATCACCAGTCCCAGGCCGAGGCCCGCGACGACGAGGTCGACGTCCATGCGATGCCCGGCGCCGGCCAGGCCGAGGGGCCACTGGCCGATCCGGGCGTAGCCGACCGTGGCGAGCGCCAGCCCGGCCACCGCCACCGCCCGCTCGCCGTACCGGCGGGCCATGACCCCGCCCAGCAGCGCGGCCACCGAGAGGGCGACGAGGAAACGGGACAGCACCAGCGCCCCGTCCAGCGTCCCCAGTCCCAGCAGGGTCTGCGCGGACAGTTGCACGTCCACGAGCGTGACCAGCAGTGCCGCGCCGGTCAGGGAGCTCACCCCGAGGGTGGCGAAGAACGGGCCGCGCAGCACCCCCGCCATGTCGATCAGCCGGGTCGGGGACCGCCGCTCCCACCAGAGGAACGCGAGGGCGGCCACCACCCCGGCCGCGATCGTGGCCGGGCCCCACGCCGGGAGGATCGACCTGCTCGGGTCGGGGTTGTAGAGCCCGACCACGAGCAGGCCCAGGGCGAGGGCCAGCAGCAGGCCGCCGACCAGGTCGACGCGGGCCGCGCGACCCGGGGCACGCGCCGGTGGCGGCACGGACCGCTGTACGGCGACGGCGGCCAGGACGATGAGGGGGAGGTTCAGCCAGAAGATCGACCGCCAGCCGCCGAGCTGGACGCCGCCCAGACTCAGCGTCGCGGGCACCAGGGCGGTGAGGGCCGCGCCGTACAGGGGGCCGAGCACGCTGCCGAGCTCCTGGGCCGCGCCGATGGCGCCGAGGGCCGTCGGGCGGTCGTGCTCGTCCCACAGGTCCCCGGCCATGGCCATGGTGATGGGCAGCAGCGCGCCGCCCGCGACGCCCTGCAGACCGCGCCCGGCGACCAGCCAGGGAACCGTGCCGGCCAACGCGGTGACGACCGAGCCGGCCGCGAAGCCCGCCAGGCAGAGGTGGATCAGCGGGCGCCTGCCGTACCGGTCGGAGAGTCCGCCGAGCAGTGGCATGGCGGCGATGTAGCCCAGCAGGAAACCGGTGATGATCGGGGTGGCCCGCTCCAGGTGGTTCACCGGGACGTCGACGTCCCTGGCGATGTCGACGAGGACGGTCACCACGACGTAGGCGTCCAGGGCCGCCAGGAGCACCGCTGTGCCGCCGGCGCCGAGGGCCACCCTCCGGCTCCTCCGGCCGCTCCGGGACGGGGGACGGGGCCGGTCGGCGGCGGGCCGCGCCACGTGCTCGGTCATTCCGCCGGCGCGGTGACCCGGACCGGCACGTCGTAGTCGTGGAAGGAGACGATCACCTTGCCGCCGTTCAGCGGGAGGTCGGCCTTGAGCAGGCGGCTGGTGGCCTTGTCGATCCAGAGCCTGCTGTTCACGCTCTGCGCGATCCCCGGCACCAGACCGGCGAGGACCTGCTGGGAGAGGGTGGCCGCGACCCGGTAGGCGTCGGTGCCGTCCACCTTCTCCTCGGCCTCGGTCCTGGGGTCCAGGGCGTTGGTCATGAGCTGGACGACGCCCCTGTCGGGGTCGAGGATGGCCGAGGGATCGTAGATCGCGGCCAGCTCGCTCCGCGACATCTTCTGGAATCCGCCGGTCACGCCCTTGAAGTGGACGACCTCTCCGAGAACGACGAAGCTGATCTCCTGGAGGCTGCCCGCCAGGTCGATCTGGATGGTGCCGTCGGCGTCGCCGGTCCCGTTGAGGCGGCCGGTGGCCTTCTTGACCGGCACCGGCGGCGTGCCCTCGGTCTCCATGGTGAAGGCGGCCGATGTGGCGGTCCGCATCGCCTCGGCCGACTTCTTGACCAGTTCGGCCCCGCCGGGCAGTGCCGCCTGGCCGTCGGCGGCACCGCCGCCGCACGCGGTGATCAGGGAGAGCGCGGCGACCACCGCGGCGAGGAGGATCCGGCGAACAGGCATGGGCGGATGGTAGCGACCGCCCGGCCGGCTAGGGGAGGACTCGTCGGTATCGGTTTCGCTTCACCGCAGGCTTTTCAGGTGGCTCACCACGGGGGTGTAGGCCTTCTCCAACTCGTGGAGCTGGTCGTCGGTGAGCAGGTCGATGAAGTGCTGCCGGACGCTGGACACGTGGTGCGGCGCGACCTTCTGGATGGTGGCCCAGCCGTGCTCGGTGAGCACGGCGAAGGTGCCGCGCCGGTCGTCCGGGCAGTTCTCCCTGGCTACCAGCCCCGCCGCCTCCATCCGGGAGATCTGGTGGGACAGGCGGCTGCGCGACTGGATCGTGGCGTCCGCCAGATCGCTCATCCGCATGCGGTGATCGGGGCTCTCCGAGAGGTTGACCAGGATCTCGTAGTCGTTGACGGAGAGCCCGAAGGGGTGCAGCTCGCGGTCGAGGCGGTGTTCCAGAAGCTTGTGCGCGGCCAGGTGGGCACGCCAGGTCCGCTGCTCGATCGAGGTGAGCCAGCGCGGCTCCTCATCGTTCACTGGTCGCTCACCATTCCTTGTCAGCCGGGCGCTTCCGGCCGGTCGGCCGCTGCTCTCCCCATGATGGGTCCGCTCCCGGTCCATGGACCAGAACCTACCTCAGACGGTGGTGACGACCTCGTCGTAAGCCAGCCGGGGCAGGCGGTCGCGCCAGGCGTTCTCGCCGGGCTTGCCGATGTTGACGACCGCCAGCACGGTGTGGGCGCCGTCGAAGAACTCCTTGTCGACGCCGGCGGCGTCGAAGCCGGCCATCGGACCGGCGGCCAGACCCGCGGCCCGGACACCCAGGATGAAGTAGCCGACCTGCAGGGTCGCGTTGAACCTGGCGGACTGGATCCGCTTCGCCTCGTCGCCGGCGAACATCTCCCTGACGCCGGTGGCGTGCGGGAAGACTTTGGGGAGTTCCTCGTGGAAGTCCAGGTCGGCGGCGAGGATGGCGACCAGCGGAGCCGCGGCGGTCTTGGCCTGGTTGCCCGGGGACATGAGGCCGACCAGGCGTTCGCGGGCCTCGGGGGAGCGGACCAGGACGATCCGGAGCGGCTGCTGGTTCATCGCGGTGGGGGCGTGCTTGACCAGGTCGTAGATCGCCTGGACCTGATCGTCGCCGACCGGCTCGTCGGTGAAGGTGTTGGCCGTACGGGCATCACGGAAGAGGAGGTTCTGGGCGTCGGAGGAGAGAGCCAGAGTCATCATTAATCCTTTTTGCGTCTTATGGGCTGTTTTTTCTCTCAACCTGGGTGAACGTTCAACTATTCCAAGAGGCCGCGGGACACACGGCACGGGCGCGTACAGTGATCGAGTGGTGGAGGAAACAGGAGAAAAGTCCGGGTCGGAGAGCGTCGGCACGGTGATCGTAGCGGGGCTGGCCAACCTCGCGATCGCGGTGGCCAAGCTGGTCGCGGGTCTGATCAGCGGTTCGTCGGCGATGCTGTCCGAGGCGATGCACTCGGCCGCGGACACGGTCACCGAGGTCCTGCTGTTCGTCGCCGTGCGCCGCGCCGACCATCCCGCCGACTCCCGGCATCCCTTCGGACACGGCATGGCCGGGTTCTTCTGGGCGCTGATGGCCGCTTTCGCCACGCTCATCGGCGGAGCCGGATTCTCGATCACCCATGGCCTGCACGAGATCAGCCACGGTGAGGAGCTCGCAGATCTGAGGATCTCCTATGTGGTCCTCGCGGTCTCGTTCGTGATCGAGGGAATCTCGTTCCTCAAGGCGCTGTCGCAGGTGCGCGGGGAGGCCAGGCGGCTGAAGGTGAGCCCGCAGCGCTATGTCGCCAAGACCTCCGACACGGCGCTCAAGGCCGTGCTCTTCGAGGACGCCGCCGCCCTGGTGGGCCTGCTGATCGCCGCAGGCGGCCTGCTGGCCTACCAGCTGACCGGCTCGTCGCTCTGGGACGGCGTCGCCTCGGTGGTGATCGGCCTGCTGCTGCTCGGGGTCGCGCTCAACCTCATCCGCACCAACGTGTCCCTGCTGATCGGGCAGGCGGCACCTGTGCGGATGGAGCAGGAGATCAGAGCCGAGCTGCTCGCCCAGCCCGAGGTCGACGCCGTGGTGGAACTGCTCACCATGATGCTGGGGCCGAGCGAGGTGCTGGTCGCCGCCCGCGTCGACTTCGCCGACGACACCACGGGAGCCGCCCTGGAACGGGCCGCCGACCAGGTGGAACGCAGGCTCGGTGAGCGTTTCCCGTCGATCTCGCAGGTGTTCCTCGACCCGACCCCCGGAAGGTCAGCCCAGGGTCGCCGGATGGTCGGTGACGACGCAGACCGCGACGCCTGAGCCGGTCCGCCATTCCAGCAGGTGCCTGCCCTCCCACTCCAGACGGCGGAGTCCGTCCCCGTCGAGGGGGAGCTCGGACAGGTCCGTCGTGCGCAGGTCGTCCATGGTGAGCTCACCCCGTTTGATGAGCGCCTCCTTGCGGACCCAGAAGCGGATCAGTGCCTCGTTGTCGCGGACCAGGGGTCTTTCCACCGGGGCCAGGGCGTGCGTCACCAGGGCCTCGTCAAGCGGGCCCCCGGGGACGCGCTCGGCGTCCACGCCGACCCGTCCCGGGCCCACCGCCGCGCAGACGTAGCCGTTGCAGTGGCTCAGGCTGACGCCGAGCTCGGGAACCTCGGCGAGGTACGGCTTGCCGTGCCCGGGCCCGCAGCGGTCGCAGTGCTGGAGCAGTGTCAGCCGGTCCTCGGGAACGCCGACGACCTTGGCCGCGCACCGCCGTACCAGCAGGTGGGCCGCCACGAAGTCACGCCGGTCGCTCTCCCGGAGGAACTTCGCCGCGCGGTCACGCTCGATCCCGGTCAGGAGATCCATGTCGGCGGGGGTGTGGATCTCGTCGGTGGCGCCGGCCATCACCAGACAATCGCGCATTGATCCAGATTAGGCGGTCCGGCGGCGTCTGCGGGGGTCTTGCCGCCCGCGTTCTGGGCTACTCGTCCTGCTCGGTGCTGTTCGGAGAGGGGGTGGCGGCCGGTTCCACCGTCCTGCCCTGGGGGTCGGTGACCAGTTCGTCGGCCGTGCCCATCACGGTCGCGTCGTTGATCTTCCACTGGCCGCCGGCCTTGACCAGACCGAGCTCCAGATAGGTGCCGAGCATGCGCCGGGTGCCCGCCGTGCTCGTGACCTGGGAGTCCACCACGGTGATCGCCTTCGCCCTGCCCCGGGTGACCTCGGCGACGTAGACGCCTCTGACCGAGGCGGACGAGTTCGCCTTCATCGAGGTGATCACGCTCTCCAGCGGGCCGAACGCCTCGTCGTAGACCTTCTCGAAGTCGGCGTCCGAGATAGCCAGAATCTGGTCGCGGTAGGCCTGGAGGTCGGAGTAGTCGTAGGTCTGCAGGGCCATGGAGAACTCGCGCGCCCGCGCGAAGACCGCACCGCGCTCGGCCTCCTCCTCGGCCAGGCGGTCGGCCGTCGTCCACTGGAGCACGGCGACTGTCGCGGCCGCCGCGAGCGCGGTGGCCGCGGCCGCGTCCAGCAGTCTGCGCCGCCACGCCGTGGGCCCCGCGCGGGGCCCACCCCGGCCTCCGTCCCCGCCGACGGCCGGATCCGCGACGGCCCGGTCCGCGACGGCCGGGTCTGCGATGGCCTGGTCCGCGATGGCCCGGTCCGCGGCGGCCCGGTCCAGGGCCGCCCGGACAGCCGCCGCGGCGACGGAGTTCGGCTCGGTGGGCTCTCCGCCGTCCTCGGGGATCCGGCCGCGAGCCGAGCCCGCCCCCCTGAGGGGTTCCTCGGGCTCCTGAGGGACTGGGCTCACCTGCTGCTCCTGTTCGCGGCGGCGCGGCCCGCGGCCCGTGACCGCGGACTCGCTGTTCACCTTCGGGGCCGGCGCCGGCTCGGCCAGGTCGGCCGCCCTCTTGGGAGTGTTCCCCGCCACGTCTCCATCAGCACGTCAACCCGCGGTACGAACTTCGCAGGCTGCCCGCGAAGCGCCGATCAGGCGGAGAGCGCGCCCAACCAGCCCTCGATCTCGTCGGGGTGGCGGGGCAGCCCGGCCGACATCAGGCGGGCGCCGTCGGCGGTGATGACGAGATCGTCCTCGATGCGCACCCCGATGCCGCGCAGCTCCGGCGGGAGGGTCAGGTCGTCCGGCTGGAGGTAGAGGCCGGGTTCGACGGTGAGCACCTGGCCCTCCTCCAGCACGCCGTCCAGGTAGACCTCCGAGCGGGCCCTGGCGCAGTCGTGGAGGTCCATGCCGAGCATGTGGCCGCTGCTGCACAGGGTGTAGCGGCGGTACAGCCCGCTGTCGGTCTCCATCGCCTCATCGGGGCCGATCTTCAGCACACCCCAGTCGTACAGGCCCTCGGCGATGACCCGCATGGCCGTCCGGTGGAAGTCGCGGAACCTCGCGCCGGGCTTCAGGACGGCGATGGCCGCGCTCTGGGCCTCGTAGACCAGCTCGTAGACCTGGCGCTGGACCGGGCTGAACCGGCCGGAGAGCGGCAGTGTCCTGGTGATGTCGGCGGTGTAGAGGTTGTCGGTCTCCACACCCGCGTCGAGCAGCAGCAGGTCGTCGCCGTTCAGCCGCCCGTCGTTGCGGATCCAGTGCAGCACGCACGCGTGGGCACCGGAGGCCACGATGCTGTCGTAGCCGACCGCGTTGCCCTCCAGGCGGGCCCGGAGACCGAAGACCCCTTCCAGGTAGCGCTCGCCGCGCCGGTGGGCCAGCGCCGCGGGCAGCGCCCGCACCACGTCCTCGAACCCGCGCGTGGTCGCGTCCACCGAGAACTGCAGCTCGGCGATCTCCCATTCGTCCTTGATCAGCCGCATCTCGGAGAGGAACACCTCCAGTTCGCCGTCCCCGTCGTGCGGTGCGACCCGGGCGTCCACCGAGGCGTCCACCCCGCGCAGCACCCGTGCGGGTCCGCCGAGCACCTCGTCGAGCCGGTCGGTGGCCGCGCAGTCGATCAGGTAGAGCGCCTCCGCCTCGGCCAGGTCGGGGCGGCGGCCCACCCAGAACTCGCCGTAGCGGCGGTCCCGGTAGAACTCCTGCCCGGCCGTTCCGGGCGCCGAGCGCGGCGAGCGCGGTCGCAGGAACAGGGTGGCGGATCCGGACGGTTCGATGACCAGGACGTTGTCCGGTTCCTGATCGCCGGTGAGGTAGGTGAACGCGCTGTGCGCCCGGAACCGGTAGTCGCTGTCGTTGCTGCGGGACTTGAGCGTGCCGGAGGGGATGATCAGCCGCTCGCCGGGGAAGCGTGCGGCGAGCGCGGCGCGGCGCTTGGCGGTGTAGGAGGCCAGCGGCAGCGCGGTCAGGCCGTCGCGGCGGGTGTCGGCCCAGCCGGTCTCCATGAACGAGGCGAGGGCCTCGGAGACCGGAAGGTCGTGGCTGCCGGTGTTGAGCTTGTCGGTCATGGTGTCCCCGAGAGCGAAGATGCGTGGTATTTCACACGCTATCGCTGGCCGGTACGGCTCGCACCCCACTCACGGCCCGTCCTCCCGCGCCGGGCCCGTACGGCTCGCACTCCTGCTCCGGGCCCGTACGCCTCGCACTCCTGCTCCGGGCCCGTACGGCTCGCGCCCCCGCTCCAGCCCGTACGGCTCGCACCCTCCCTCCCGGCCGGTGCGAGCCGTACCCCGGACCGTTGATCAGCCGACCGGCACCGGGTAGTCCTTGGCCAGATCGGAGATCGCCGCCTCCTTGAAGATCACGGCACCGCCGAGCGCCTCCTTGTCCGGCTTGAGGACGAAGGAGGAGCGCGAGGCGGGCTTGTCGAACACGCTGAAGTCCATCACCGTGCCGTAGTCGCCGCCCCAGGAGGACTGGGTGCGGTGGGCCGCGACGACGGCGGCGCGGCTCAGGTCCTTGCCCTGGCAGGCCTTCTTCAGCGCGTCGACGACGATCGCCGCCGCCGAGTAGCCCGTGGCGACCCCGCTGTCGATGACCTGGCCGGGATACTTCGCCGTGTAGTCCTCCGCCAGCTTCTTCATGGCCGGGAGCGGGGCGCTGATCGGGGCGCCGCCGGTTATGTAGTAGAAGTCCTTGAGCAGGGCGGGGCCGGCCGGGGTGGGCAGCAACTGCGGGGAGTAGGCCGAGTTGCTGCCGACGAACGGCACGTCCATACCCTTGGCCAGCGAGACGCCGACGAGCGAGGCCGTCTGCTTGGGGCCGACCGAGACCAGCACGGCCTTGACCCCCTCGGCCTTGAAGGCGGCCACCTGGGCGCTCATGTCCTGGTCGGTCGCCTTGATCTTCTGCTCCACGAGCTTCAGGCCGAGCTTCTCCGCGGCGTACTTGGAGCCGTTCAGCGCGCTCTCGCCGTAGTCTCCCTCGAAGTACAGGTGGCCGATCTTGTCCCCGGACTTGAGGCCCTTCTCCTTGACCAGGAAGTCCACTCCGTTGATCATGTCGACGTCGTAGGTGGTGGCGGTGACCTGGATGGCCTTGCTGCCCAGCAGCCCGGTCGCCCAGGCCATCGGGATGGTCAGCAACTGGTCGGCCTCGATGCGCTGCTTGAGCGCGACGACCATGGGAGAGCCGATGAAGTGGGCGATCGCCACGGACTTCGGGGCGATCTCGGTGTAGGCGGCGACGGCCTTCTGCGCGTCGTAACCGTGGTCGCGCACGATGGCCGCGAGCTTGCGGCCGCACACCCCGCCATCCGCGTTGACCTGCTCGAAGTAGAGCTGCTGCGCCTGGGTCAGGCTCTTTCCGAACGAGGCGTAGGGGCCGGTGAGGTCGGTCATGAGCCCCAGGGTGATCGTGTCGGCGGTGACGCCGGGGCCGGTTTTCACCCCGTCGCCACCGACGGCCGGTGCGGTGGGGGCGCCCCCGGTGGCCTTGTCGCTGGCACACGAGGTGACCGCCAGGGCCAGGAGGACCACCGCCGCGGTCCGCCGGCAGGAGGTGCTTGCGATTGTCATGTCGATTCCTTGTGTCGGGGGGACGGGTTCGGAGAGGGCTGCCTCGCCGCGGACAGGGACGCGATCCGGCGGTTCACGCCGTGGCGCAGCCGGCCGGTCAGGCTGACCAGACCGCCCGGCAGGAAGAGGACGATGACGACGACGGCCGCGCCGTACAGGATCCGGGCGGCCTCGGCGGGGGAGACGCCGCCCGCGCCCGGTTCGGCCACCAGTGGGAGGGCGTCGCTGTAGCGGGTCAGCAGTTGCGGCAGCAGCGAGACGAAGACGGCGCCGATCACCGCGCCCGCGACCGAGCCCAGCCCGCCGATGACGATCATGGCGAGGTAGTCGAGGGAGAGCAGGATGCCGAAGTACTCCGGCACGGTCCGCTGGAAGACCAGGGCGAGCAGGACGCCGGCCAGCCCGCCGTACATCGACGACAGCACGAACACCCCGGCGCGGTAGCGGGCCACCGGGACGCCCATCACCCCGGCCGCGATCTCGTGGTCCCGGATGGTGTTCATGGCCCGTCCCGGGCGCCCGGCGAGCACTCCGCGGGCGAACAGCGCCGCACCGACCAGGACCGCCAGGCCGAGGAACCACAGCCGTTCCAGCGCGCCGAACGGCACCCGGGCCACCACGAGCGCGGGGGAGTCGGCGAAGACGAGCCCGAACAGCTCCATGGGCGGGACCGGACGGCCGTTGTAGCCGCCCGTCACGGGCGCGGCGTTGAACAGCAGATGCTGGCCGAGGAAGATCAGCGCGAGGGTGGCGATGCCGAGGTAGGCCCCCTTCAGCCGGCCGGCGATCGGGCTGAACACGCCCCCGGCGACGCCCGCGGCGAGCACCGCCAGCACCGCCGCGACGGGGGTGGGCAGGCCCAGGCCGCCCAGGCCGTGCTCGGGAGCGGAGGAGAAGTAGACGTAGGAGTAGGACCCGACCGCGAGGAAGAACGCGTGTCCCATGGACAGCTGGCCGGTGGCACCGGTCAGCAGGTTGATGCCGATCGCCCCCACGGCCGCCGACATCGAGAAGAGCCCCGCCTGCAGCCAGAAGCCCTCCAGATAGAACGGCACGGCCACCGCCACGGCCAGGACCGCCGACCAGGTGAGGACTTTCGCCCATCTGTCAGACACGTGCCAGCTCCCTCGTCCCGAACAGCCCGGCGGGCCGGATCAGCAGGACCACGATCATCACGAGGAACGGCGCGACGTCGCCGACGCCCCTGCCGAGGAAGGTCAGGTCGTTCTGATAGCCGCTCATCAGGGTCTCGGTGACCCCGATGATCAGACCGCCCGCCAGTGCCCCCGTGGTGGAGTCCAGGCCGCCGAGGATCGCCGCGGGGAACGCCTTCATGGCGGCGAACGTCGTGCTGCGGTCCAGACCCGGCGTGGGGAACACGCACAGGAAGAGCGCGGCGACGGCGGCCAGGCCCCCGGCGACCGCCCAGGCCCCCATCGACACCCGGCCGCGCCGCACGCCCATCAGCGCGGCGGTCTCGGGGTCTTCGGCGGTGGCGCGCATGGCGACACCCCAGCCGGTGTACTTGAACGCGAGCAGGAACACGGTGATGAGGGCGGCCGCGACGCCGAGCGCGACGAGCCGGGTCTCCGCGATGCCGACGGCCCCCAGATGCACCACCCGGTCACGCCACGGGTCGCCCAGGGCGAGCACGTCGGTGCCGATCTGCCGGGTCAGCTCGGTGGTCAGCACGATGTCGACGCCGATCGTCACGATCGCGAGGACGCTGTGGGAGGAGGCGTTCGCCCGGCGGATGATCAGAAACTCGATCAGGGCGCCCAGCACGGCCGCCCCGGCGACGCCGAGCAGGAGGGCGGCCCAGAAACCGATCACCGGATGCAGTTTCGCGACGACGAAGCCGCCGGCCAGCAGCAGCGAGGCGTGGGCGAAGTTGACCACCTCGGTCGCCTTGAAGATGATGACGAATCCGAGTGCGATCAGCGCGTACACCGCGCCGACGGAGATCCCGTTCGCCAGAAGCTCCAGGAAAGTGATCACGGAGTGTCCTCCCCTGTCTCGCTCGCCGCACCGAGGTAGGCGCGGATGACCTCGGGATCGTTCTGCACCTCGGAGGGCGGCCCGGCGGCGATCCGTCTGCCGAAGTCCAGGACCGTCACCGTGTCGGCGAGCCGCATGACCATTCCCATGTCGTGTTCGACCAGCAGGATCGAGATGCCGAGGCTCTCCCGGACGGCGATGATCAGTTCGGCCATGTCGCGGCGTTCGCCGCCGTTCATGCCGGCCACCGGCTCGTCGAGCAGGAGCAGCCGTGGCTCCATGCACAGGGCCCGAGCCAGTTCGACCCGTTTCTGCACGCCGTACGGCAGGAGCCCGACCGGGGTGGCGAGCCGCTCGGCGAGGCCGGTGAAGGCGGCGATCTCGGCCACCCGGTCGCCGTGCCGCCTGGCCTCCCGCCGTGCCGACGGCAGCCGCAGCCCGGCTGCGACGAATCCGGCGCGGGTCAGCCGGTGCCGGCCGAGCATCAGGTTCTCGCGCACCGACAGGCGCGGCGACAGGGCGATGTTCTGGAAGGTGCGGGCCACGCCCAGGGCGGCGATGCGGTGCGGCGCGAGGGCGGTCAGCTCCGCCTCTCCGAACCGCACGCTGCC from Streptosporangium sp. NBC_01756 includes the following:
- a CDS encoding MFS transporter, with protein sequence MALGAGGTAVLLAALDAYVVVTVLVDIARDVDVPVNHLERATPIITGFLLGYIAAMPLLGGLSDRYGRRPLIHLCLAGFAAGSVVTALAGTVPWLVAGRGLQGVAGGALLPITMAMAGDLWDEHDRPTALGAIGAAQELGSVLGPLYGAALTALVPATLSLGGVQLGGWRSIFWLNLPLIVLAAVAVQRSVPPPARAPGRAARVDLVGGLLLALALGLLVVGLYNPDPSRSILPAWGPATIAAGVVAALAFLWWERRSPTRLIDMAGVLRGPFFATLGVSSLTGAALLVTLVDVQLSAQTLLGLGTLDGALVLSRFLVALSVAALLGGVMARRYGERAVAVAGLALATVGYARIGQWPLGLAGAGHRMDVDLVVAGLGLGLVIAPVSSAVLRAVPAVQHGVASAAVVVARMMGMLLGVAGLSAWGFHRFQALTADLDTPLPFGVDPAVHARRLAEYGDRVRAALHTEYSEIFLITAALCAVGAAVALLLPRGSRRADAG
- a CDS encoding LppX_LprAFG lipoprotein, with amino-acid sequence MPVRRILLAAVVAALSLITACGGGAADGQAALPGGAELVKKSAEAMRTATSAAFTMETEGTPPVPVKKATGRLNGTGDADGTIQIDLAGSLQEISFVVLGEVVHFKGVTGGFQKMSRSELAAIYDPSAILDPDRGVVQLMTNALDPRTEAEEKVDGTDAYRVAATLSQQVLAGLVPGIAQSVNSRLWIDKATSRLLKADLPLNGGKVIVSFHDYDVPVRVTAPAE
- a CDS encoding MarR family winged helix-turn-helix transcriptional regulator; translation: MNDEEPRWLTSIEQRTWRAHLAAHKLLEHRLDRELHPFGLSVNDYEILVNLSESPDHRMRMSDLADATIQSRSRLSHQISRMEAAGLVARENCPDDRRGTFAVLTEHGWATIQKVAPHHVSSVRQHFIDLLTDDQLHELEKAYTPVVSHLKSLR
- a CDS encoding malonic semialdehyde reductase, whose protein sequence is MTLALSSDAQNLLFRDARTANTFTDEPVGDDQVQAIYDLVKHAPTAMNQQPLRIVLVRSPEARERLVGLMSPGNQAKTAAAPLVAILAADLDFHEELPKVFPHATGVREMFAGDEAKRIQSARFNATLQVGYFILGVRAAGLAAGPMAGFDAAGVDKEFFDGAHTVLAVVNIGKPGENAWRDRLPRLAYDEVVTTV
- a CDS encoding cation diffusion facilitator family transporter, which produces MVEETGEKSGSESVGTVIVAGLANLAIAVAKLVAGLISGSSAMLSEAMHSAADTVTEVLLFVAVRRADHPADSRHPFGHGMAGFFWALMAAFATLIGGAGFSITHGLHEISHGEELADLRISYVVLAVSFVIEGISFLKALSQVRGEARRLKVSPQRYVAKTSDTALKAVLFEDAAALVGLLIAAGGLLAYQLTGSSLWDGVASVVIGLLLLGVALNLIRTNVSLLIGQAAPVRMEQEIRAELLAQPEVDAVVELLTMMLGPSEVLVAARVDFADDTTGAALERAADQVERRLGERFPSISQVFLDPTPGRSAQGRRMVGDDADRDA
- a CDS encoding 4'-phosphopantetheinyl transferase family protein, which translates into the protein MRDCLVMAGATDEIHTPADMDLLTGIERDRAAKFLRESDRRDFVAAHLLVRRCAAKVVGVPEDRLTLLQHCDRCGPGHGKPYLAEVPELGVSLSHCNGYVCAAVGPGRVGVDAERVPGGPLDEALVTHALAPVERPLVRDNEALIRFWVRKEALIKRGELTMDDLRTTDLSELPLDGDGLRRLEWEGRHLLEWRTGSGVAVCVVTDHPATLG
- a CDS encoding aminopeptidase P family protein; this translates as MTDKLNTGSHDLPVSEALASFMETGWADTRRDGLTALPLASYTAKRRAALAARFPGERLIIPSGTLKSRSNDSDYRFRAHSAFTYLTGDQEPDNVLVIEPSGSATLFLRPRSPRSAPGTAGQEFYRDRRYGEFWVGRRPDLAEAEALYLIDCAATDRLDEVLGGPARVLRGVDASVDARVAPHDGDGELEVFLSEMRLIKDEWEIAELQFSVDATTRGFEDVVRALPAALAHRRGERYLEGVFGLRARLEGNAVGYDSIVASGAHACVLHWIRNDGRLNGDDLLLLDAGVETDNLYTADITRTLPLSGRFSPVQRQVYELVYEAQSAAIAVLKPGARFRDFHRTAMRVIAEGLYDWGVLKIGPDEAMETDSGLYRRYTLCSSGHMLGMDLHDCARARSEVYLDGVLEEGQVLTVEPGLYLQPDDLTLPPELRGIGVRIEDDLVITADGARLMSAGLPRHPDEIEGWLGALSA
- a CDS encoding ABC transporter substrate-binding protein encodes the protein MTIASTSCRRTAAVVLLALAVTSCASDKATGGAPTAPAVGGDGVKTGPGVTADTITLGLMTDLTGPYASFGKSLTQAQQLYFEQVNADGGVCGRKLAAIVRDHGYDAQKAVAAYTEIAPKSVAIAHFIGSPMVVALKQRIEADQLLTIPMAWATGLLGSKAIQVTATTYDVDMINGVDFLVKEKGLKSGDKIGHLYFEGDYGESALNGSKYAAEKLGLKLVEQKIKATDQDMSAQVAAFKAEGVKAVLVSVGPKQTASLVGVSLAKGMDVPFVGSNSAYSPQLLPTPAGPALLKDFYYITGGAPISAPLPAMKKLAEDYTAKYPGQVIDSGVATGYSAAAIVVDALKKACQGKDLSRAAVVAAHRTQSSWGGDYGTVMDFSVFDKPASRSSFVLKPDKEALGGAVIFKEAAISDLAKDYPVPVG
- a CDS encoding branched-chain amino acid ABC transporter permease, which translates into the protein MSDRWAKVLTWSAVLAVAVAVPFYLEGFWLQAGLFSMSAAVGAIGINLLTGATGQLSMGHAFFLAVGSYSYVYFSSAPEHGLGGLGLPTPVAAVLAVLAAGVAGGVFSPIAGRLKGAYLGIATLALIFLGQHLLFNAAPVTGGYNGRPVPPMELFGLVFADSPALVVARVPFGALERLWFLGLAVLVGAALFARGVLAGRPGRAMNTIRDHEIAAGVMGVPVARYRAGVFVLSSMYGGLAGVLLALVFQRTVPEYFGILLSLDYLAMIVIGGLGSVAGAVIGAVFVSLLPQLLTRYSDALPLVAEPGAGGVSPAEAARILYGAAVVVIVLFLPGGLVSLTGRLRHGVNRRIASLSAARQPSPNPSPRHKEST
- a CDS encoding branched-chain amino acid ABC transporter permease, coding for MITFLELLANGISVGAVYALIALGFVIIFKATEVVNFAHASLLLAGGFVVAKLHPVIGFWAALLLGVAGAAVLGALIEFLIIRRANASSHSVLAIVTIGVDIVLTTELTRQIGTDVLALGDPWRDRVVHLGAVGIAETRLVALGVAAALITVFLLAFKYTGWGVAMRATAEDPETAALMGVRRGRVSMGAWAVAGGLAAVAALFLCVFPTPGLDRSTTFAAMKAFPAAILGGLDSTTGALAGGLIIGVTETLMSGYQNDLTFLGRGVGDVAPFLVMIVVLLIRPAGLFGTRELARV
- a CDS encoding ABC transporter ATP-binding protein — its product is MNTADPTPETPDPGSAPRLEVRELTVRFAGLTALDAVGFTVEPGSVHAVIGPNGAGKSTCFNVLSGVYRATSGSVRFGEAELTALAPHRIAALGVARTFQNIALSPRLSVRENLMLGRHRLTRAGFVAAGLRLPSARREARRHGDRVAEIAAFTGLAERLATPVGLLPYGVQKRVELARALCMEPRLLLLDEPVAGMNGGERRDMAELIIAVRESLGISILLVEHDMGMVMRLADTVTVLDFGRRIAAGPPSEVQNDPEVIRAYLGAASETGEDTP